A single window of Providencia alcalifaciens DNA harbors:
- the proP gene encoding glycine betaine/L-proline transporter ProP, protein MKIRKKKEKPLNINDITIIDDGKLKKAITAASLGNAMEWFDFGVYGFLAYVLGQVFFPGASPSVQMIAALATFSVPFLVRPLGGVVFGVLGDKYGRQKVLSMTIIIMAISTFCIGLIPSYERIGIWAPILLLLAKLAQGFSVGGEYSGAAIFVAEYSPDRKRGFMGSWLDFGSIAGFVMGAGVVVLISSLVGEANFHDWGWRIPFFLALPLGIIGLYLRHSLEETPAFQQHIESLEQQDKANIQNPPKVSFREVASKYWKSLMICVGLVIATNVTYYMLLTYMPSYLSHNLNYSTDHGVLIIIAIMIGMLFVQPIIGLASDKIGRRPFVIMGSVGLIVLAYPAFMMINSGSVGLIFVGLLILAVLLNCFTGVMASILPAIFPTHIRYSALAIAFNISVLIAGATPTAAAWLVETTNDLYMPAYYLIVIALIGLYTGIKMPETANKPLRGATPAASDKAEAKEILSEHFDNIEQKVEDIEQQIAELEKQRQSLINQHPKLD, encoded by the coding sequence ATGAAGATCAGAAAGAAAAAAGAAAAACCATTAAATATCAATGACATTACAATCATTGATGATGGGAAATTGAAAAAAGCAATCACAGCGGCTTCGCTGGGTAATGCGATGGAATGGTTTGATTTCGGTGTTTACGGCTTCTTAGCCTATGTACTGGGTCAAGTCTTCTTTCCGGGCGCATCACCGAGCGTTCAGATGATTGCGGCGTTGGCCACCTTCTCCGTGCCTTTCTTGGTTAGACCCCTTGGGGGCGTTGTCTTCGGTGTTCTCGGGGATAAATACGGCCGACAAAAAGTGTTGTCCATGACCATTATTATTATGGCAATCAGTACCTTCTGTATCGGTTTGATCCCATCATACGAGAGAATTGGTATTTGGGCACCTATCTTATTACTGCTTGCTAAACTGGCTCAAGGTTTCTCCGTTGGTGGTGAATATTCCGGTGCAGCTATCTTTGTTGCTGAGTATTCCCCAGACCGTAAACGGGGCTTTATGGGCAGTTGGTTAGATTTCGGTTCTATCGCAGGTTTTGTGATGGGTGCGGGTGTCGTCGTGCTGATTTCAAGCCTTGTGGGTGAAGCTAACTTCCACGATTGGGGATGGAGAATTCCGTTCTTCTTAGCCTTACCGCTAGGTATTATCGGTCTCTATTTACGTCATTCATTAGAAGAGACCCCTGCATTCCAGCAACATATTGAAAGCTTAGAGCAGCAAGACAAAGCCAATATCCAGAATCCACCGAAAGTCTCTTTCCGTGAAGTTGCATCTAAATATTGGAAAAGCTTGATGATTTGTGTCGGCTTAGTTATCGCCACTAACGTGACGTACTATATGCTGCTGACCTATATGCCGAGCTATTTGTCCCATAATTTGAACTACTCAACCGACCACGGTGTATTGATTATTATCGCCATTATGATTGGTATGCTGTTTGTTCAGCCAATCATTGGTTTAGCCAGTGACAAAATTGGTCGCCGACCTTTCGTGATCATGGGCAGCGTGGGGTTAATTGTGTTGGCTTACCCCGCATTTATGATGATTAATAGCGGCTCTGTTGGCTTAATTTTTGTCGGATTGTTGATTCTTGCGGTATTGCTCAACTGCTTTACAGGGGTGATGGCATCAATTTTACCCGCTATTTTCCCTACCCATATTCGTTATAGTGCATTAGCCATCGCCTTTAATATTTCGGTATTAATCGCGGGTGCAACACCAACAGCGGCGGCATGGTTAGTGGAAACCACTAATGACTTGTATATGCCTGCATATTATCTGATAGTCATTGCATTAATTGGTCTGTATACCGGTATTAAAATGCCAGAAACGGCTAATAAACCACTACGTGGTGCAACACCTGCGGCCTCAGATAAAGCGGAAGCAAAAGAAATTTTGAGCGAGCATTTTGACAATATCGAACAGAAAGTTGAAGATATCGAACAACAAATTGCTGAGCTGGAAAAACAGCGTCAATCGCTGATAAATCAGCATCCAAAATTAGATTAA
- the poxB gene encoding ubiquinone-dependent pyruvate dehydrogenase: MKKQSIASYIAKVLDNAGVKRIWGVTGDSLNGLTDSLRKQGAIEWLGTRHEEVAAFAAGAEAQLTGELAVCAGSCGPGNMHLINGLYDCHRNRVPVLAIAAHIPSSEIGSNYFQETHPTELFRECSHYCEMVTNPEQIQQVLGIAMRKAILNKGVSVVVIPGDIALKDAPESAKEEWYQPQAPLIMPQRSEIEKLAEALNQSENITLFCGNGCAGAHDEVVKLAETLNAPVVHALRGKEHIEWDNPNSVGMTGLIGFSSGYHAMMNADTVVLLGTQFPYRPFYPTDAKIIQIDLNAGSLGSHCHIDMGLIGDIKATLTALQPHLTAKQNRKHLDGALKHYAEARKGLDDLAKPGHEGLIHPQYLATKLSELANDDTIFTCDVGTPTVWAARYLKMNGKRRLIGSFNHGSMANAMPQAIGAQAVDKNRQVVAMCGDGGFSMLMGDFISLSQMKLPVKIIIHNNGVLGFVAMEMKVAGFMTAGTDLQNPNFAAIANAAGIKGIRVEKSEDLDGALKEAFAHDGPVVVDVLTAKQELSMPPEIEAQEAKGFSLYMLKAIMSGRGDEVVQLVKTNWLR, translated from the coding sequence ATGAAAAAACAGAGTATTGCATCCTATATTGCGAAAGTACTGGATAACGCAGGTGTTAAGCGCATCTGGGGAGTCACTGGGGACTCATTAAACGGTTTAACGGATAGTTTACGTAAACAAGGGGCTATTGAGTGGTTAGGTACCCGTCATGAAGAAGTGGCTGCATTTGCCGCGGGCGCAGAAGCGCAACTAACGGGTGAGTTAGCGGTGTGCGCGGGTTCTTGTGGGCCTGGAAACATGCACTTAATCAACGGATTGTATGATTGCCATCGTAACCGTGTACCTGTATTAGCCATTGCTGCGCATATCCCATCGAGTGAAATTGGTAGTAATTATTTCCAAGAAACCCACCCAACAGAGCTGTTCCGTGAATGTAGTCACTATTGTGAAATGGTGACTAACCCTGAGCAAATTCAACAAGTTCTGGGTATTGCGATGCGTAAAGCGATCCTGAATAAAGGCGTTTCCGTTGTCGTTATTCCGGGTGATATCGCCCTGAAAGATGCACCAGAATCGGCGAAAGAAGAGTGGTATCAGCCACAAGCACCTTTGATCATGCCTCAGCGTTCTGAAATTGAAAAATTAGCAGAAGCACTGAATCAGTCAGAAAATATTACATTGTTCTGTGGTAATGGTTGTGCTGGCGCTCATGATGAAGTGGTGAAACTGGCAGAAACCTTGAATGCGCCAGTGGTACATGCGCTGCGTGGTAAAGAGCATATTGAGTGGGATAACCCAAATAGCGTGGGAATGACGGGGTTAATCGGTTTTTCATCTGGCTACCACGCGATGATGAATGCGGATACCGTTGTGTTGCTAGGCACCCAATTCCCGTATCGTCCGTTCTATCCAACGGATGCGAAAATTATTCAGATTGACCTGAATGCCGGAAGCTTAGGCTCCCATTGCCATATTGATATGGGGCTTATCGGGGATATTAAAGCAACATTGACCGCTTTACAGCCACATTTAACGGCGAAACAGAATCGCAAACATTTGGATGGCGCACTGAAGCACTATGCTGAGGCACGTAAAGGGCTGGATGATTTGGCTAAGCCGGGTCATGAAGGGCTGATCCATCCACAATATTTAGCCACCAAGCTGAGCGAGCTGGCGAACGACGACACTATCTTTACCTGCGATGTAGGCACACCAACGGTGTGGGCTGCGCGTTACTTAAAAATGAACGGTAAACGTCGCCTGATCGGTTCGTTCAACCACGGTTCGATGGCAAACGCAATGCCACAAGCGATTGGTGCGCAAGCGGTTGATAAAAATCGCCAAGTGGTTGCAATGTGTGGCGATGGCGGTTTCAGTATGTTGATGGGTGACTTTATTTCACTGTCACAGATGAAATTACCAGTAAAAATTATCATTCATAACAACGGCGTGCTGGGCTTTGTGGCGATGGAAATGAAGGTTGCAGGCTTCATGACTGCGGGCACTGATTTACAAAATCCAAACTTTGCGGCAATTGCCAACGCGGCGGGCATCAAAGGTATTCGCGTTGAGAAAAGTGAAGATCTAGACGGTGCGCTGAAAGAAGCTTTTGCCCATGATGGTCCAGTTGTTGTGGATGTCTTGACGGCGAAACAAGAACTTTCAATGCCTCCAGAAATTGAAGCTCAAGAAGCCAAAGGCTTTAGCTTATATATGCTGAAGGCAATTATGAGCGGTCGTGGTGATGAAGTGGTGCAATTGGTGAAAACTAACTGGCTACGTTAA
- a CDS encoding GNAT family N-acetyltransferase encodes MTTMINNEITGYWLKQKTAGECYLNQSDFAVYIDPNMDEDYLAIAIQEKNKYWLSLHPQLCEKLSIRPELTRETVKSLCKNLATQWHGADQFFYFSQEALSKLQQQKISSHIRALNSNDAAVFQSFCEACSEEDLDGASVELNHWLIYGLFSNEQLVAVASMYPWDDSQLSIADLGVLTLSEHRGKGYARELVSAICQIAWEKGYQPQYRCQLDNKASLMLASSLDLIPYIQWDVIVRPDIE; translated from the coding sequence ATGACCACCATGATTAATAATGAAATCACTGGATACTGGCTGAAACAGAAAACCGCAGGTGAATGTTATTTAAATCAAAGTGACTTTGCTGTGTATATAGACCCTAATATGGATGAAGATTATTTAGCGATCGCGATTCAAGAAAAAAATAAATATTGGCTCTCATTACACCCGCAGTTATGCGAAAAACTCTCTATTCGCCCCGAATTAACCCGCGAAACTGTAAAATCACTGTGCAAAAACCTCGCCACTCAATGGCATGGAGCCGACCAGTTTTTTTATTTTAGCCAAGAGGCATTATCTAAATTACAGCAACAAAAAATTTCCAGTCATATTCGTGCATTAAATAGCAATGATGCAGCCGTATTTCAATCTTTCTGTGAAGCTTGCAGTGAAGAAGATTTAGATGGCGCTTCTGTAGAACTTAACCATTGGTTAATCTATGGTTTATTCTCAAATGAGCAGCTAGTAGCCGTTGCGAGTATGTATCCTTGGGATGATAGTCAGCTGTCCATCGCGGATTTAGGCGTTTTAACTTTGTCTGAACACCGAGGGAAAGGCTATGCTCGTGAGCTCGTATCAGCTATTTGCCAAATAGCTTGGGAAAAAGGATATCAGCCACAATATCGTTGTCAGCTAGACAATAAAGCATCCTTAATGCTGGCAAGCTCTTTGGATTTAATTCCATATATTCAATGGGATGTTATTGTTCGGCCAGATATAGAATAG
- a CDS encoding serine hydrolase domain-containing protein, translated as MGISASRENIIFNNTKQKLLAWEQQFNTDGPGFTYMAKFDQGKSYSGSLGFADLEKKEALTVDTIFNLASVSKQFTAFSILLLEQNGKLSLNDPITKYIPELPEYTNGITIQDLIYHISGMVDYIELALDKGRGYFDALGPEESLADLIAFPNPIYPIGTQFDYCNTGYFLLSIMIERISGQSYREFAQQYIFEPLQMNSTFIVDSYPVHTVIARGYRSNPECGYQLSESLWTQTGDGAIHSNVLDLMKWGENYTTGKVGGKTLITKMLQALPPKNIAGDAIEHHESYAYGVIISQHFGITHFEHSGGWAGCTTYFLRIPDLGLTVAVLGNTEDLDTQKMAYDITDIMLAHSKELHDHHD; from the coding sequence GTGGGTATTTCTGCAAGCCGAGAGAACATAATATTTAATAATACGAAACAAAAACTTTTAGCATGGGAACAGCAATTTAATACGGATGGCCCTGGCTTTACTTACATGGCAAAATTTGATCAGGGTAAATCTTATTCCGGTAGCCTTGGATTCGCTGATCTTGAAAAAAAAGAAGCACTAACAGTCGATACTATTTTTAATTTAGCTTCGGTATCGAAGCAATTCACTGCGTTTTCTATTCTACTATTAGAGCAAAATGGCAAGCTTTCTTTGAATGACCCAATTACGAAATATATCCCTGAGTTACCTGAATACACGAATGGAATTACGATCCAAGATTTGATTTATCACATCAGTGGAATGGTGGATTATATTGAACTGGCTCTAGATAAGGGTAGAGGTTATTTTGACGCACTGGGGCCAGAGGAGAGTTTGGCAGATTTAATTGCTTTTCCTAACCCCATTTACCCTATCGGAACACAATTTGATTATTGTAATACGGGGTATTTTTTACTCTCCATTATGATTGAGCGCATCAGTGGACAAAGTTATCGTGAATTTGCTCAACAATATATTTTTGAGCCCTTACAAATGAATAGCACCTTCATCGTGGATTCATATCCTGTACATACCGTGATTGCTCGAGGTTATCGCTCAAATCCTGAATGCGGCTATCAATTAAGCGAAAGTTTGTGGACCCAAACAGGGGATGGAGCCATTCATTCGAATGTCCTCGATTTAATGAAATGGGGTGAAAATTACACTACCGGTAAAGTTGGGGGCAAAACACTCATCACCAAGATGCTTCAAGCTCTGCCCCCTAAAAATATAGCGGGTGATGCCATTGAACACCACGAATCATATGCTTACGGCGTTATTATTTCACAACATTTCGGTATCACACATTTTGAGCATTCGGGTGGATGGGCTGGGTGTACCACCTATTTTTTGCGTATCCCTGATTTAGGCTTAACGGTTGCTGTTTTGGGAAATACTGAAGATTTAGACACGCAGAAAATGGCTTATGATATTACCGATATAATGTTGGCTCACTCTAAGGAACTTCATGACCACCATGATTAA
- a CDS encoding DNA-3-methyladenine glycosylase family protein, translating into MASTQSVSISLPLHYRIDDFFAFHLRDPQNIAEIVEKNTLRKGVIWQERAAQIRLSINDQATDNKQAILQLDVDNTETSPSLNELHTLAIHLLGLNQPVEQFEEKYLTHPILGKLITPQRGVRVYQSATTFEALVWAIIGQQISVLAAIAIRRRFIQAVGQQHSSGIWCFPTVASVINVNDEILRQAGFSLGKIIALRGLCDAIQAGELDLDNAVTPENVHDVTEKLLAIKGIGPWTVSYGLLRGFNYLDGSLHGDVAVRRNLQTLLAQDAQPSAKETQQWLAQFAPWRALVAAHLWRSQSAAGY; encoded by the coding sequence ATGGCATCAACGCAATCCGTTTCTATATCACTGCCACTTCATTACCGTATTGATGATTTTTTTGCCTTTCACTTGCGGGATCCGCAAAATATCGCCGAGATTGTTGAAAAAAACACCTTGCGCAAAGGGGTTATCTGGCAGGAACGTGCTGCGCAAATTCGCCTATCCATTAACGACCAAGCCACTGACAATAAACAAGCAATATTGCAGCTTGATGTTGATAATACAGAAACCTCGCCTTCCTTAAATGAGCTACACACGCTTGCGATTCATTTACTCGGATTGAATCAACCCGTTGAGCAATTTGAAGAAAAATACCTTACCCACCCAATACTCGGTAAACTGATTACACCACAGCGAGGTGTGCGAGTGTATCAATCAGCCACTACTTTTGAAGCGCTCGTATGGGCAATTATCGGCCAGCAGATTAGTGTTCTTGCCGCCATTGCCATCCGCCGACGTTTTATTCAAGCTGTCGGGCAGCAGCATTCATCAGGAATTTGGTGCTTTCCCACCGTCGCCTCAGTCATCAATGTGAACGATGAAATTTTACGACAAGCGGGTTTTTCTCTTGGAAAAATCATCGCCTTACGCGGGCTTTGTGACGCTATTCAAGCGGGTGAATTAGACCTAGACAACGCCGTTACCCCTGAAAACGTCCATGATGTCACCGAAAAATTGCTAGCTATCAAAGGTATTGGACCTTGGACAGTAAGTTATGGATTGCTGCGCGGATTTAATTACTTAGATGGCTCCCTACATGGGGATGTTGCCGTGCGGCGCAATCTACAAACCTTATTAGCCCAAGATGCGCAACCGTCCGCGAAAGAAACCCAACAATGGTTAGCCCAATTTGCACCGTGGCGAGCACTGGTTGCCGCTCATCTTTGGCGCAGCCAATCCGCTGCGGGTTATTAA
- a CDS encoding DUF2569 domain-containing protein, with the protein MSAENNEMHPVPKPKPELNGIGGWLILPLLGVIFSALFMPFRLWHHNQEVIEYWSELTSPGSDYFVPLFKELIYFEVVGNAIIYGTILYLCYLFFTKKKLIIKVYAFFQIFSLAVMIFDLVLANQLLDLEIDSNDIRELIRGLFGCFVWVPYFFVSVRVRNTFIN; encoded by the coding sequence ATGAGCGCAGAAAATAATGAAATGCACCCTGTACCAAAGCCTAAGCCTGAATTAAATGGCATCGGTGGATGGTTAATTCTTCCCTTACTTGGGGTGATTTTCTCGGCACTATTTATGCCGTTTAGACTTTGGCATCATAATCAAGAAGTGATTGAATACTGGAGCGAATTGACGTCACCGGGTTCAGACTATTTCGTACCGCTATTCAAAGAATTGATATATTTTGAAGTGGTTGGTAACGCGATTATTTACGGTACAATTCTGTATCTTTGTTATCTTTTTTTCACTAAGAAAAAATTAATTATTAAGGTGTATGCCTTTTTTCAAATTTTTTCATTGGCTGTGATGATTTTTGATTTGGTGCTCGCCAATCAATTGTTAGACCTCGAAATAGATTCCAATGATATTCGTGAATTGATACGAGGATTATTTGGTTGCTTCGTCTGGGTGCCTTACTTTTTTGTCTCTGTGCGTGTTCGCAATACGTTTATTAATTAG
- a CDS encoding DUF488 domain-containing protein: protein MIYCKRVYDPCSPQDGYRILVDRLWPRGIKKVDLQCDEWNKAVAPSNELRKWFHQHTDQFEQFVTQYQQELQQSDEWHAVFAKAQQGDITLLYSAKDTQHNQALVLKAFIDEKLKEHKE, encoded by the coding sequence ATGATTTACTGTAAACGAGTCTATGACCCTTGTAGCCCTCAGGATGGTTATCGCATTTTGGTGGATAGGCTGTGGCCTCGAGGGATCAAAAAGGTGGATCTGCAGTGTGATGAATGGAATAAAGCGGTCGCGCCCTCCAATGAATTGCGCAAATGGTTTCACCAACATACTGACCAGTTTGAGCAGTTTGTGACGCAATATCAGCAAGAACTTCAGCAAAGTGATGAATGGCACGCCGTATTTGCGAAAGCGCAGCAAGGTGATATCACATTGTTATACAGCGCCAAAGATACGCAACATAATCAGGCATTGGTATTGAAAGCATTTATTGACGAAAAACTCAAAGAACATAAAGAATAA
- a CDS encoding DUF2569 family protein, translating into MDVNLSSNPESLPAAQIPVQSHSKPQKSLQGIGGWLILPLLGQLYMLGNLIKMMVNDIAEVQGAWSLATNPASDFYMSGFASGFYAVQLSLGVIIALMVGSFIAVFKKKSMVKWLFIITMMLYVAVIGASRIAFPVAFHLEIDYSYITSFFNGSFYCLIWVPYFLVSARIKNTFVN; encoded by the coding sequence ATGGATGTAAATTTATCATCTAACCCCGAATCATTACCCGCGGCTCAAATACCTGTGCAGAGTCATAGTAAACCTCAAAAATCCCTCCAAGGGATTGGTGGCTGGCTTATTTTACCTCTGCTAGGTCAGCTGTATATGCTGGGGAATTTGATCAAAATGATGGTGAATGATATTGCTGAGGTTCAAGGTGCTTGGTCATTGGCAACGAACCCAGCATCGGACTTTTATATGTCAGGATTTGCCTCTGGTTTTTATGCTGTGCAGCTCAGCCTTGGGGTAATTATCGCATTAATGGTGGGGTCATTTATTGCGGTATTTAAAAAGAAATCCATGGTTAAGTGGCTATTTATCATTACGATGATGCTCTATGTTGCGGTGATTGGTGCCTCACGCATCGCTTTTCCCGTCGCGTTTCACCTCGAAATCGACTATAGCTACATTACTAGCTTTTTTAATGGCAGCTTTTATTGCTTGATTTGGGTTCCCTATTTTCTGGTTTCTGCCCGCATTAAAAATACCTTTGTGAATTAA
- a CDS encoding ATP-binding cassette domain-containing protein has protein sequence MTIANPALACHFSQLTIEFDQTALFPPLGGSLFSQKNALIGHNGRGKSVLMRLLAQQLTPTHGKVDWHLPIIHVDQLNRLTGDTIAQALGIDVLWQAFSRIEQGHGTMTDFELTEDNWHLPATWEMLLASAQLTASMDIPIEQLSGGERTRLALCRAFLHPDHFLLLDEPDNHLDQQGRQWLSEKLSQHKAGCLVISHNRHLLEKMDAIFELTDKGLVEYGGNYTLYDEQKTFAINAIEAEGEQLEKQIRQEKKQQQATLQKAAQRRKQGENIRYGGSQSLLLLDMQKNRAEKRQSNVAERHQRVLGELQHQHQQNQDKVSHIQPQKMVLNYQSEGGKMRIFVSQLKLPYGQTAPLSFTAYSGEHWHIQGRNGSGKSTLLKVLANKLQALSGESRISGAFCYLDQHLNLLDKSLPVAEALYQYQPAISVEQWRTQLGMLRIRGDKSLLPLGQLSGGEQLKATLLALTHSPHPPAVLLLDEPDNHLDLDSKQLLEGLLRDYQGTLLLVSHDEAFVEQCNITHDLQLGS, from the coding sequence ATGACAATAGCTAATCCAGCTCTCGCGTGCCATTTTTCACAATTAACTATCGAGTTCGACCAAACCGCACTCTTTCCGCCATTGGGTGGTAGCTTATTTAGCCAAAAAAATGCGCTGATTGGTCACAATGGTCGTGGAAAATCCGTGTTAATGCGATTACTTGCCCAGCAACTCACTCCCACTCACGGCAAAGTTGATTGGCATTTGCCAATAATTCATGTGGATCAACTCAACCGCTTAACGGGCGACACTATTGCTCAAGCGCTAGGTATTGATGTACTTTGGCAAGCCTTTTCGCGCATTGAACAAGGTCACGGCACCATGACCGATTTCGAGCTAACGGAAGATAATTGGCATCTGCCCGCAACATGGGAAATGCTGTTAGCGTCTGCACAGCTAACGGCATCAATGGATATCCCTATTGAACAACTGAGTGGCGGTGAACGCACTCGCTTAGCGCTATGTCGTGCATTTTTACATCCTGACCATTTTCTTTTGCTCGACGAACCCGACAACCACCTTGACCAACAAGGACGCCAATGGCTAAGTGAAAAACTCAGTCAGCACAAAGCCGGCTGTTTAGTCATCAGCCATAACCGGCATCTTCTTGAAAAAATGGATGCTATTTTTGAATTAACCGACAAAGGCTTAGTGGAATACGGCGGAAATTACACCCTGTATGATGAGCAAAAAACCTTTGCTATCAATGCTATTGAAGCCGAAGGCGAACAACTTGAAAAACAGATCCGCCAAGAGAAAAAACAGCAGCAAGCCACCCTACAAAAAGCCGCTCAACGACGCAAGCAAGGTGAAAATATTCGCTATGGTGGTTCTCAATCCTTACTGTTGCTCGATATGCAGAAAAACCGAGCCGAAAAAAGGCAATCCAATGTGGCAGAGCGTCATCAGCGAGTATTAGGCGAATTACAACATCAACATCAGCAGAATCAAGACAAAGTCAGCCATATTCAGCCTCAAAAAATGGTACTCAATTACCAAAGCGAAGGCGGAAAAATGCGCATTTTTGTCTCCCAACTGAAACTCCCTTATGGGCAAACTGCGCCACTCTCATTTACCGCTTATAGCGGTGAACATTGGCATATTCAAGGACGCAATGGCTCTGGGAAATCCACCCTATTGAAAGTGTTGGCAAATAAGTTGCAGGCACTTTCTGGGGAATCTCGCATCAGCGGTGCTTTTTGCTATTTAGATCAACATCTGAATCTTTTGGATAAATCGTTACCGGTTGCCGAGGCTCTCTATCAATATCAGCCAGCGATTTCCGTAGAGCAGTGGCGCACTCAGTTGGGTATGTTACGTATTCGAGGGGATAAATCGTTACTGCCGTTGGGCCAGCTCAGCGGTGGTGAGCAACTCAAAGCGACGCTGCTAGCTCTGACGCATAGCCCTCATCCTCCCGCCGTTTTACTGCTCGATGAGCCAGACAATCACTTAGATTTAGATTCAAAACAGCTATTAGAAGGGCTATTACGGGATTACCAAGGGACGCTGCTACTGGTTTCTCATGATGAAGCATTTGTGGAGCAGTGCAATATTACCCATGATTTACAACTAGGCAGTTAA
- the glpD gene encoding glycerol-3-phosphate dehydrogenase: METKDLIVIGGGINGAGIAADAAGRGLSVLLLESQDLASATSSASSKLIHGGLRYLEHYEFRLVSEALAEREVLLRLAPHIAFPMRFRLPHQPHLRPAWMIRIGLFLYDHLGKRVSLPSSKSLKFNQNSVLKPELTKGFEYSDCWVDDARLVVLNAQEVVRKNGEVRTRTKVTRAYREDGLWVVEAQDLRTGETHTWKAKGLVNATGPWVKEFFDDGLKLKSPYGIRLIKGSHIVVPRAHNEPQAYILQNEDNRIVFVIPWMDEFSIIGTTDVEYKGDPKDVKIDENEVNYLLKVYNDHFKKQLTKQDVVWDYSGVRPLCDDESDSPQAITRDYTLDIHDEEGKAPLLSVFGGKLTTYRKLAEAAVGKLAAYYPHASGPWTKNGQLPGGDIEGCDRDGYARVLTQHYPWLPEGLALRYARTYGSNSKLILAGANSLSDLGEAFGANVYEAELRYLVENEWVVELDDAIWRRTKLGMWLNDAEKQHIAQWLAEHTKVAVTA, encoded by the coding sequence ATGGAAACGAAAGACTTGATTGTAATTGGCGGCGGAATCAACGGCGCTGGTATTGCGGCTGATGCTGCTGGGCGTGGATTATCTGTACTGCTGCTTGAATCTCAAGACTTAGCGAGTGCAACTTCATCTGCCAGTTCGAAACTAATCCACGGTGGTTTACGCTACCTCGAACATTATGAATTTAGACTGGTGAGTGAAGCACTTGCAGAGCGTGAAGTCTTATTACGACTGGCTCCGCACATTGCATTCCCAATGCGCTTCCGTCTACCTCATCAGCCTCACTTACGCCCAGCTTGGATGATCCGTATCGGTCTGTTCCTGTACGATCATTTAGGTAAACGCGTTAGTCTGCCAAGCAGCAAGAGCTTAAAATTCAACCAAAACTCTGTGTTAAAACCTGAACTAACCAAAGGTTTCGAATACTCAGATTGTTGGGTTGATGATGCGCGTTTAGTGGTATTGAACGCTCAAGAAGTGGTACGTAAAAACGGTGAAGTGCGCACTCGTACAAAAGTAACTCGCGCATACCGTGAAGATGGTCTTTGGGTGGTTGAAGCTCAAGACTTACGTACTGGCGAAACTCATACTTGGAAAGCCAAAGGTCTGGTCAACGCTACGGGGCCTTGGGTTAAAGAGTTCTTCGATGACGGCTTAAAACTGAAATCTCCTTATGGCATTCGTCTGATCAAAGGCAGCCATATCGTGGTTCCACGCGCTCACAATGAACCACAAGCGTATATCCTGCAAAACGAAGATAACCGAATTGTCTTTGTGATCCCTTGGATGGATGAATTCTCAATTATCGGTACCACCGATGTTGAGTACAAAGGGGACCCTAAAGATGTGAAAATTGACGAAAACGAAGTCAATTATCTGCTAAAAGTGTATAACGACCACTTCAAAAAACAGCTTACTAAGCAAGATGTTGTGTGGGATTACTCAGGTGTTCGCCCTCTGTGTGATGACGAATCTGACTCTCCGCAAGCTATCACTCGTGACTACACTTTAGATATTCACGATGAAGAGGGTAAAGCGCCATTACTGTCAGTATTCGGTGGTAAATTAACCACTTACCGTAAACTGGCTGAAGCTGCTGTGGGTAAATTAGCGGCATACTACCCTCACGCTAGCGGACCTTGGACTAAAAATGGTCAATTACCTGGTGGCGACATCGAAGGTTGTGACCGCGATGGTTACGCACGCGTATTAACCCAGCATTACCCATGGCTCCCAGAAGGCTTAGCACTGCGTTACGCAAGAACTTACGGCAGCAACAGTAAGTTGATTTTAGCAGGCGCAAACTCACTGTCTGATTTAGGTGAAGCATTCGGCGCAAACGTCTATGAAGCCGAATTACGCTACTTAGTCGAAAATGAGTGGGTTGTAGAATTAGACGATGCGATTTGGCGTCGTACCAAATTGGGCATGTGGCTGAACGACGCTGAGAAACAGCACATTGCACAATGGCTTGCAGAGCATACTAAAGTGGCTGTGACAGCATAA